The Punica granatum isolate Tunisia-2019 chromosome 4, ASM765513v2, whole genome shotgun sequence genome has a window encoding:
- the LOC116205605 gene encoding omega-hydroxypalmitate O-feruloyl transferase-like encodes METLTVNGGVIMVKKVPPVFVTPESETPGGFYFLSSLDQAIPFLMQTIYVFRASSETVADVLQQSLAKALVHFYPLTGAMTLDSEGRFVVDCSKKSVAFVEAVANCTIDMIGDLRVPDPDITRKLVYMDPNVKSFLDLPLLTAQVTKFRCGGFTLGLSISHTVADGVSAMAFVNSWAEIARGGSPAAPCHDRRYLRARVPPILRGPYDDFVQIADMSDMKSLYEKERNISRMFTFSPEKIEAIKQAALADGRLQGCSTFSAVTAVVWRARSQVLNMKPAQLTKLRILVDIRSKFKDPLPSNYFGSLVTSTCCLTTAGELMERPISCTVEQIRKACQLVDEEYVRSRIDYIDVYRPPLASVGTLVISSWTRLSFGSTDFGWGDPTQFGCGDLARELCVFLPEGEGKKGTVVVMALPESAMTAFQELVDQM; translated from the exons ATGGAGACTCTAACCGTGAATGGTGGCGTGATCATGGTGAAGAAGGTCCCTCCCGTGTTCGTGACCCCGGAGTCGGAGACTCCTGGGGGCTTCTACTTCTTGTCGAGCCTGGACCAGGCCATCCCGTTCCTGATGCAGACAATCTATGTCTTCAGGGCCAGCAGCGAGACTGTGGCTGACGTCCTCCAGCAGTCCCTCGCCAAGGCTCTCGTCCATTTCTACCCGCTCACAGGTGCCATGACCTTGGATTCTGAGGGCCGCTTCGTGGTTGACTGCTCCAAGAAGTCCGTGGCATTCGTGGAGGCGGTCGCCAACTGCACGATCGACATGATTGGTGACCTCCGCGTGCCTGACCCAGACATAACGAGGAAGCTCGTCTATATGGACCCCAATGTCAAGAGCTTTTTGGACCTTCCCCTGCTCACAGCTCAG GTGACCAAATTCAGATGCGGAGGATTCACACTAGGTCTTTCAATAAGCCACACCGTGGCGGATGGAGTGTCGGCGATGGCATTCGTCAACTCATGGGCCGAGATAGCCCGAGGCGGCTCCCCGGCTGCCCCTTGCCATGACCGCAGATACCTCCGGGCTAGGGTCCCACCGATCTTGAGGGGCCCTTACGATGACTTTGTCCAGATCGCCGACATGTCGGACATGAAGTCACTGTATGAGAAGGAGAGGAACATAAGCCGGATGTTCACCTTCAGCCCGGAGAAGATTGAAGCTATCAAGCAGGCAGCCTTAGCTGATGGGAGGCTGCAGGGCTGCAGCACCTTCTCAGCCGTCACAGCTGTGGTGTGGCGGGCTCGAAGCCAGGTGCTGAACATGAAGCCCGCACAGCTCACCAAACTGAGGATCCTCGTCGACATTCGGTCCAAGTTCAAGGACCCACTCCCGAGCAATTACTTCGGGAGCCTGGTCACCAGCACATGCTGCCTCACCACGGCTGGCGAGCTGATGGAGCGGCCCATCTCATGCACAGTGGAGCAGATCCGGAAAGCATGCCAGCTAGTGGACGAGGAGTATGTTCGGTCGAGGATCGACTACATTGATGTGTACAGGCCACCACTGGCCTCGGTGGGGACGCTCGTGATAAGCTCATGGACTCGCCTGTCATTCGGTTCCACTGACTTCGGATGGGGTGACCCCACCCAATTCGGGTGCGGTGACCTGGCAAGGGAGCTGTGCGTGTTCCTCCCGGAGGGAGAGGGCAAGAAGGGCACTGTGGTCGTGATGGCCCTTCCAGAGTCGGCCATGACCGCCTTCCAGGAGCTGGTCGATCAAATGTAG
- the LOC116204397 gene encoding omega-hydroxypalmitate O-feruloyl transferase-like produces MQTIYACRTSSETTVDVLKQSLAKALVHFYPLAGAIGLDSEGRFVVNCSKKSVAFVEAITNCTIDMIGDLRVPDPDTSRKLVYMDPNIKSFLDLPLLTVQVTKFRCGGFTLGLSISHTMADGISGMTFVNSWAEITRGGSPAAPFHGRSYLQARVPPIHKGPYDDFVQMADTSDMESLYEKERNINRMFTFSPEKIAAIKKAALADGRLRGCSTFSAVAALVWRARRP; encoded by the exons ATGCAGACCATCTACGCCTGCAGGACCAGCAGTGAGACCACGGTCGATGTCCTGAAGCAGTCCCTAGCCAAGGCACTTGTCCACTTCTACCCGCTCGCAGGGGCCATTGGCCTGGACTCCGAGGGGCGGTTTGTGGTCAACTGCTCCAAGAAGTCTGTGGCATTCGTGGAGGCGATCACCAACTGCACGATCGACATGATAGGAGACCTCCGTGTGCCTGATCCGGACACATCGAGGAAGCTTGTCTATATGGATCCTAACATAAAGAGCTTTTTGGACCTTCCCCTGCTTACAGTTCAG GTTACCAAATTCAGATGTGGTGGATTTACTCTAGGCCTGTCCATCAGCCACACCATGGCGGATGGAATATCCGGGATGACCTTCGTCAACTCGTGGGCCGAGATAACCCGAGGCGGCTCCCCAGCTGCCCCTTTCCATGGCCGTTCATATCTCCAAGCTAGGGTTCCCCCGATCCACAAAGGACCCTACGATGACTTTGTCCAGATGGCTGACACGTCGGACATGGAGTCTCTGTACGAGAAGGAGAGGAACATAAACCGGATGTTCACCTTCAGCCCGGAGAAGATTGCAGCCATCAAGAAGGCAGCCTTGGCCGACGGGAGGCTGCGAGGCTGCAGCACCTTCTCAGCGGTTGCAGCCTTGGTGTGGAGAGCCAGAAGGCCCTAA